A single window of Haliotis asinina isolate JCU_RB_2024 chromosome 5, JCU_Hal_asi_v2, whole genome shotgun sequence DNA harbors:
- the LOC137283289 gene encoding eukaryotic translation initiation factor 4E-binding protein 1-like, with translation MSLQGTTSSPRGREIPSRRIVLNNLEQLPGDYSTTPGGTLFSTTPGGTRLIYDRSFLLECRNSPLTKSPPIMAKIPGITEPGEIEAAKENGRKIPEEKEKSDHPEEQPQFEMDI, from the exons ATGTCATTGCAAGGAACAACAAGCTCCCCTCGCGGACGAGAGATCCCGAGCCGCAGGATTGTTCTGAACAACTTAGAACAGTTACCAGGAGATTACAGTACAACACCAGGAGGAACGCTGTTCTCCACTACCCCCGGAG GTACAAGATTAATTTATGATCGGTCTTTCTTACTGGAATGTCGAAACTCTCCATTAACGAAAAGTCCTCCAATCATGGCTAAGATTCCTGGCATCACCGAACCAGGGGAGATAGAAGCGGCGAAAGAAAACGGTCGTAAAATACCTGAGGAAAAAGAAAAGTCTG accACCCAGAAGAACAGCCTCAGTTTGAGATGGATATCTAG